A DNA window from Candidatus Poribacteria bacterium contains the following coding sequences:
- a CDS encoding Gfo/Idh/MocA family oxidoreductase: MTLRAGIVGCGGISRSHATAYANLKDVELVALCDIQPTALNARADEYAVSNRYTDFQEMFEKETLDVVSVCTHAPLHAPVAIAAAEAGINVLSEKPLSTDLETADRMVAACKGAGVRLAVSHQYRFTPLFRHAKEWIESGRIGDFRSIREVGKGREAGFELMEMGVHYFDEMDFFMDGIAWVHAQATYRRHPVGVDDIMHSNELCKTDRRDNGMVAGDTMMIHLGGKKGASGLIELYCRDPLQGWMMGPHILGSEGQLMIKPNPQTGVDEMWHCPFDVSFAAHTPQWKRVLLPEEVFVIDGRSWSSRHSIWSVRDMVDAIRKDRQPELGGSQVLTSLECVSAVYESHFTEARAYLPLEDRRHPLIKRLNGGS; this comes from the coding sequence ATGACATTACGCGCTGGGATTGTTGGCTGCGGTGGAATCAGCCGGAGCCATGCAACTGCATACGCAAATCTGAAAGATGTGGAGCTTGTCGCCTTGTGCGACATTCAGCCCACGGCACTCAATGCACGAGCGGACGAGTATGCCGTATCCAATCGTTACACCGACTTCCAAGAGATGTTTGAGAAGGAAACGTTGGATGTCGTCAGTGTTTGCACCCATGCACCACTACACGCGCCGGTTGCGATTGCTGCTGCGGAGGCTGGTATAAATGTCTTGAGCGAGAAACCGCTTTCTACCGACCTGGAAACCGCTGATCGGATGGTCGCGGCTTGTAAAGGAGCAGGGGTGCGGCTTGCGGTGAGTCATCAATATCGATTTACGCCGCTATTTCGTCATGCAAAGGAGTGGATTGAATCGGGGCGGATTGGCGACTTTCGTTCTATCCGTGAGGTGGGAAAGGGACGCGAAGCAGGATTTGAGCTGATGGAGATGGGTGTTCACTACTTTGATGAGATGGATTTTTTCATGGACGGCATTGCGTGGGTTCATGCACAGGCTACCTATCGAAGACACCCAGTTGGGGTTGACGACATCATGCACAGCAACGAGTTATGCAAGACGGATCGGCGCGATAACGGAATGGTGGCAGGGGACACAATGATGATTCATCTCGGTGGGAAAAAAGGTGCGAGCGGTTTGATTGAGCTTTATTGTCGTGATCCGCTACAGGGCTGGATGATGGGACCTCACATTTTAGGGAGTGAAGGGCAACTGATGATTAAGCCGAATCCCCAGACTGGGGTAGATGAAATGTGGCATTGTCCCTTCGATGTTTCATTTGCTGCGCACACGCCCCAATGGAAACGCGTGTTGCTACCCGAAGAGGTCTTTGTAATTGACGGTCGATCGTGGTCGAGTAGGCATTCGATCTGGAGTGTGCGGGACATGGTGGACGCGATCCGCAAGGATCGGCAGCCGGAGCTCGGTGGTTCTCAAGTGCTGACTTCCCTAGAATGTGTCAGTGCCGTCTATGAATCCCATTTTACGGAGGCGAGAGCGTACCTGCCGTTGGAGGACCGTCGTCATCCGCTCATCAAGCGGTTGAACGGGGGATCTTAA